A genomic window from Polaribacter gangjinensis includes:
- the secE gene encoding preprotein translocase subunit SecE, translating to MNFIQYIKDSFDELNNNMTWISKEDAQKTTVTVAVFTILFALAVAGIDFVFQTGLDNFFKLF from the coding sequence ATGAACTTTATACAATATATCAAAGATTCTTTTGACGAGTTAAATAACAATATGACTTGGATATCAAAAGAAGATGCTCAAAAAACAACAGTTACTGTTGCTGTTTTTACGATTTTATTTGCATTGGCAGTTGCTGGTATTGATTTTGTTTTTCAAACTGGATTAGATAACTTTTTTAAATTATTTTAA
- the hpf gene encoding ribosome hibernation-promoting factor, HPF/YfiA family — MKVFTQSVNFNADKDLIKYVEKKANQLVKFHDKIVDAEVFLKVQNTSDKENKIIEIKLNIPGSELIVKRETKTFEEGINLAIDSLKRQLKKSKEKTRDSLIS; from the coding sequence ATGAAAGTATTCACTCAATCAGTAAACTTTAATGCAGACAAAGATTTAATTAAGTATGTAGAAAAAAAGGCAAATCAATTGGTAAAGTTTCACGATAAAATTGTTGATGCCGAAGTATTTTTAAAAGTTCAAAACACCAGCGACAAGGAAAATAAAATAATAGAGATAAAATTAAACATTCCCGGAAGTGAGTTGATTGTAAAAAGAGAAACCAAAACTTTTGAAGAAGGTATCAATTTAGCTATAGATTCACTGAAAAGACAACTAAAAAAATCTAAAGAAAAAACAAGGGATTCTTTGATTTCATAA
- the nusG gene encoding transcription termination/antitermination protein NusG — protein MTDSVMKWYVVRAIGGQENKVKSYIETEISRVGLSDFVSQVIVPTEKVVQIRNGKKVNREKVYFPGYIMIEANLSGEVPHVIRSITGVIGFLGETKGGDPVPMRRSEVNRMLGKVDELSVQDENIAIPFNVGETVKVIDGPFNGFDGTIEKVNEEKRKLEVMVKIFGRKTPLELSYMQVEKI, from the coding sequence ATGACTGATTCTGTAATGAAATGGTATGTTGTTAGAGCTATTGGCGGACAAGAGAACAAAGTAAAATCTTACATTGAAACTGAAATTTCAAGAGTTGGATTATCTGATTTTGTAAGTCAAGTAATTGTTCCTACAGAAAAAGTTGTTCAAATTAGAAATGGGAAAAAGGTAAATAGAGAAAAAGTTTATTTTCCTGGATATATCATGATAGAAGCAAATCTATCTGGAGAAGTTCCTCACGTAATTAGATCTATTACTGGAGTGATTGGTTTTCTTGGAGAAACAAAAGGCGGTGATCCTGTTCCAATGAGAAGATCAGAAGTTAATAGAATGCTTGGTAAAGTTGATGAACTTTCTGTACAAGATGAAAATATTGCGATTCCTTTTAATGTAGGAGAAACAGTAAAAGTTATTGATGGACCATTCAACGGTTTTGATGGTACTATTGAAAAAGTAAATGAAGAAAAGCGAAAACTTGAAGTAATGGTAAAGATTTTTGGAAGAAAAACACCATTAGAATTGAGTTATATGCAAGTAGAAAAGATATAA
- the tuf gene encoding elongation factor Tu produces the protein MAKGTFDRSKPHLNIGTIGHVDHGKTTLTAAITKVLADKGYSEAKSFDQIDNAPEEKERGITINTSHVEYQTANRHYAHVDCPGHADYVKNMVTGAAQMDGAILVVAATDGPMPQTREHILLGRQVGIPRMVVFLNKVDMVDDEELLELVDMEVRELLSFYEYDGDNGPVIQGSALGALNGEAKWVDTVMELMDACDSWIEEPVRDMDKPFLMPIEDVFSITGRGTVATGRIETGIAKTGDPVEIIGMGAEKLTSTITGIEMFRQILDRGEAGDNAGILLRGIAKEDIKRGMVICKPGSVKPHAKFKAEVYVLKKEEGGRHTPFHNNYRPQFYVRTTDVTGTITLPAGVEMVMPGDNLTINVDLLQPIALNVGLRFAIREGGRTVGAGQVTEILD, from the coding sequence ATGGCAAAAGGAACTTTTGACCGTTCGAAACCACACTTAAATATTGGTACAATCGGACACGTAGATCACGGTAAAACTACCTTAACAGCAGCTATCACTAAAGTATTAGCTGATAAAGGATATTCTGAAGCAAAATCTTTTGATCAAATTGATAACGCTCCAGAAGAAAAAGAAAGAGGTATTACAATCAACACTTCTCACGTAGAATATCAAACAGCTAATCGTCACTATGCTCACGTTGACTGTCCAGGTCACGCGGATTACGTTAAAAACATGGTAACTGGTGCTGCTCAAATGGACGGTGCTATTTTAGTAGTTGCTGCAACAGATGGTCCAATGCCACAAACTAGAGAGCACATCTTATTAGGTCGCCAAGTAGGTATTCCACGTATGGTTGTTTTCTTGAATAAAGTTGACATGGTTGATGATGAAGAGCTTTTAGAGTTGGTTGACATGGAGGTAAGAGAATTGTTGTCTTTCTATGAGTATGATGGAGATAATGGTCCTGTTATCCAAGGTTCTGCTTTAGGTGCTTTAAATGGTGAAGCAAAATGGGTTGATACTGTTATGGAATTAATGGATGCTTGTGATTCTTGGATTGAAGAGCCAGTTCGTGATATGGATAAGCCTTTCTTAATGCCAATCGAAGACGTATTCTCTATTACTGGTCGTGGAACTGTTGCTACAGGTCGTATCGAAACAGGTATTGCTAAAACTGGTGATCCAGTAGAAATTATTGGTATGGGTGCTGAGAAATTAACTTCTACTATTACTGGTATCGAAATGTTCCGTCAAATCCTTGATAGAGGTGAAGCAGGAGATAATGCTGGTATCTTATTAAGAGGTATTGCAAAAGAAGATATCAAAAGAGGAATGGTTATTTGTAAGCCAGGTTCAGTAAAACCTCATGCTAAATTTAAAGCTGAAGTTTACGTTCTTAAAAAAGAAGAAGGTGGTCGTCACACGCCATTCCACAATAACTATCGTCCACAGTTCTATGTAAGAACAACAGACGTTACAGGTACTATTACATTACCAGCTGGTGTTGAAATGGTAATGCCTGGTGATAACTTAACAATTAACGTCGATCTTCTTCAACCAATCGCATTAAACGTAGGTTTACGTTTTGCAATCCGTGAAGGTGGTAGAACAGTTGGAGCTGGTCAGGTAACTGAGATTTTAGACTAA